The following proteins are co-located in the Pseudoalteromonas sp. N1230-9 genome:
- a CDS encoding DUF2066 domain-containing protein yields the protein MSRLLICLLLFFSSASTFAVEVTNLYQDTLKVADKSRDARLAASREALLNVLVKVSGDTSADQNPLAKQRTRDISDYMLKFEYDEKADGSLNLVVKFEANKINALIKDLGLPLWGTRRPLVAIWLGIEDNWRRELVTQESYPQLEQLIYDKAGERGLPVVVPLLDLQDRSIVGIPEVWGNFSEPVERASSRYSAERSITARMYQQQDSETWILDWRFTNDDLFETNRLVGDKQQIVADMVDSLATGLAFEYAIDPTTIGQLASAKFYLKGINNFVDIELAKRRLATLSVVTRVEILLRTPDMVQFNVNHTGSMNDFRKALELDSAFKAYEDPRDFYQVINQDELEYQWQGL from the coding sequence GTGTCTAGATTACTTATTTGTTTATTATTATTTTTTTCGAGTGCTTCAACTTTTGCTGTTGAGGTAACTAATCTATATCAAGATACCCTTAAAGTTGCAGACAAATCACGCGATGCTCGTTTAGCAGCAAGTCGTGAAGCACTGCTTAATGTGCTGGTTAAGGTCAGCGGTGATACAAGTGCGGATCAAAACCCTCTTGCTAAACAGCGCACCCGCGATATTTCAGATTATATGCTTAAGTTTGAATATGACGAAAAAGCAGACGGTAGTTTAAATCTGGTCGTTAAGTTTGAAGCGAATAAGATTAATGCACTGATCAAAGATCTCGGTCTGCCATTATGGGGTACACGCCGTCCTTTGGTGGCTATCTGGTTAGGTATTGAAGATAACTGGCGCCGTGAACTGGTTACTCAAGAATCATATCCGCAGCTTGAACAGTTAATTTATGATAAAGCAGGTGAGCGTGGTTTACCTGTCGTTGTTCCTTTGCTTGATTTACAAGACCGCTCAATTGTAGGTATCCCAGAGGTATGGGGTAATTTTTCTGAGCCTGTAGAGCGTGCGTCGAGTCGTTATAGTGCAGAGCGCAGTATTACTGCAAGAATGTATCAACAGCAAGACTCAGAAACGTGGATCCTTGATTGGCGTTTTACTAATGATGACCTCTTTGAAACGAATCGGCTGGTAGGTGACAAGCAACAGATTGTTGCCGATATGGTCGATAGTTTAGCCACAGGCTTGGCATTCGAGTATGCGATAGATCCTACTACGATTGGCCAACTTGCATCAGCAAAATTTTATTTGAAGGGTATTAATAACTTTGTTGATATTGAACTTGCAAAACGCCGATTAGCAACCTTGAGTGTTGTTACACGTGTAGAAATTTTGCTACGTACACCAGATATGGTGCAATTCAATGTTAATCACACTGGCAGTATGAATGATTTTAGAAAAGCGCTAGAACTTGATAGTGCCTTTAAAGCCTATGAGGACCCTCGAGATTTTTATCAAGTTATTAATCAAGACGAACTTGAATATCAGTGGCAGGGGCTTTAA
- the hda gene encoding DnaA regulatory inactivator Hda, with protein sequence MLVQEPMQMALPVTLPDDETFTSYFGGENSLEVSHLKDAFTKLSSKFQYTYLCGLGDSGKSHLLYATCIDAQERGLSTMLLSMREVIDYGPVVLDGLETLDVLCIDDVHLVAGNDAWEKGLFNFFNRFNEPGKYLVVTADLLPDMLHINLPDLVSRLKWGTTLQIRSMSDDDKAEALVRRAHMRGLELTDECARFLLTRLSRDMRALLDVLDKLDHASMAAQRKLTIPFIKSTLKL encoded by the coding sequence ATTCTAGTGCAAGAACCTATGCAAATGGCACTGCCGGTTACGTTGCCTGATGATGAAACGTTTACGTCTTATTTTGGTGGCGAGAATTCTCTTGAGGTTAGTCATCTTAAAGATGCATTTACAAAACTAAGTAGTAAATTCCAATATACTTACTTATGCGGTCTAGGTGATTCTGGTAAGTCTCACTTGTTGTACGCAACCTGTATTGACGCCCAAGAGCGTGGTTTGTCAACGATGTTACTGTCTATGAGAGAGGTGATTGATTACGGGCCTGTCGTTCTGGATGGCTTGGAGACTCTTGATGTTTTATGTATCGATGACGTTCATTTAGTGGCTGGCAATGATGCGTGGGAAAAAGGGTTATTTAACTTTTTCAATCGCTTTAATGAGCCAGGTAAATACTTGGTTGTTACTGCCGATCTATTACCTGATATGCTGCATATCAATTTACCTGATCTTGTATCGCGTTTGAAATGGGGCACGACATTGCAAATACGCTCAATGAGTGACGATGACAAAGCTGAAGCACTCGTTCGCCGTGCTCACATGCGCGGCCTTGAACTGACCGATGAATGCGCGCGCTTTTTATTAACGCGATTAAGCCGTGATATGCGCGCACTACTCGATGTTTTAGATAAACTTGACCATGCCTCTATGGCTGCACAAAGAAAATTAACAATTCCTTTTATAAAATCAACGTTAAAGCTTTAG
- the pheS gene encoding phenylalanine--tRNA ligase subunit alpha, with product MNLENILAQALEAVASANEIAQLEDIRVNYLGKKGEITNLLKTLGKIAPEERKEAGQVINQAKQEVQTAINEKRELLASKALEEKLAAETIDVTLPGRVMPTGGLHPVTRTIERIESFFGELGFAVKSGPEVEDDFHNFDALNIPEHHPARADHDTFYFNPKLVLRTQTSGVQIRTMETEQPPLRIISPGRVYRNDYDQTHTPMFHQVEGLMVDTDVSFTELKGILHDFLRNFFEEDMEIRFRPSYFPFTEPSAEVDVMGKNGKWLEVLGCGMVHPNVLKSVGIDPEKYTGFAFGMGVERLTMLRYGVNDLRAFFENDLKFLNQFR from the coding sequence ATGAACTTAGAAAATATTTTAGCGCAAGCACTCGAGGCTGTAGCCAGTGCGAATGAAATCGCGCAATTAGAAGATATCAGGGTTAATTACCTTGGTAAAAAAGGTGAAATCACCAACTTACTTAAAACGCTAGGCAAGATTGCTCCTGAAGAGCGTAAAGAAGCGGGTCAAGTGATTAACCAAGCAAAACAAGAAGTACAAACAGCCATTAACGAAAAGCGTGAGTTACTAGCAAGTAAGGCTCTTGAAGAGAAACTAGCGGCAGAAACAATCGACGTAACTTTACCAGGTCGTGTTATGCCAACAGGTGGCTTACACCCAGTAACTCGTACTATTGAACGTATTGAAAGCTTTTTTGGTGAGTTAGGTTTTGCGGTTAAATCAGGTCCTGAAGTTGAAGATGATTTTCATAACTTCGATGCGCTAAATATTCCTGAGCACCACCCAGCGCGCGCTGATCACGATACTTTCTATTTCAACCCTAAGCTTGTGTTACGTACACAAACCAGTGGCGTACAAATCCGTACGATGGAAACTGAGCAGCCACCACTGCGTATCATCTCTCCAGGTCGTGTTTATCGTAACGATTATGACCAAACACACACGCCTATGTTCCACCAAGTGGAAGGCTTAATGGTTGATACAGATGTAAGCTTCACTGAGTTAAAAGGTATTCTGCACGACTTTTTACGTAACTTCTTCGAAGAAGATATGGAAATTCGTTTCCGTCCTTCTTACTTCCCATTTACTGAGCCATCAGCTGAGGTTGATGTTATGGGTAAAAACGGCAAGTGGTTAGAGGTATTAGGCTGTGGCATGGTTCACCCTAACGTTCTTAAATCAGTGGGTATTGATCCAGAAAAATACACAGGCTTCGCATTCGGTATGGGTGTTGAGCGTTTAACCATGTTGCGTTACGGCGTGAATGACTTACGTGCATTTTTCGAAAACGATTTAAAATTCCTAAACCAGTTCCGTTAA